The following proteins are co-located in the Sulfitobacter guttiformis genome:
- a CDS encoding MBL fold metallo-hydrolase, which translates to MSNPVVKGFWDQPTGSWQYVFHDPDTMKGAIIDPVLDFDPLAGATSTNNAERLLAYVREKGIELLWILDTHPHADHFSAASWIKAQTGASTGIGEKVTGVQTLWQNIYNLPKDFPTDGSQWDRLFAEGDSFMLGNVSVGVMFSPGHTLASITYVAGDAAFVHDTLMMPDSGTSRADFPGGSSAALYDSISAILALPEKTRVFVGHDYAPERDAACEATVAEQRNSNIHWKNSPTKADYCALRDARDATLPLPKLMLAALQVNIRGGEIPEDESNGRSYLKLPLNYFESR; encoded by the coding sequence ATGAGCAATCCCGTCGTAAAAGGTTTTTGGGACCAACCAACCGGAAGCTGGCAATATGTGTTTCATGACCCCGACACAATGAAAGGGGCGATCATTGATCCCGTGCTGGATTTCGATCCACTGGCAGGGGCAACATCGACCAATAATGCCGAACGGTTATTGGCTTATGTCCGCGAGAAGGGGATTGAACTGCTCTGGATACTAGATACGCACCCTCATGCGGACCATTTCTCTGCCGCATCGTGGATCAAGGCCCAGACGGGCGCATCCACTGGCATAGGAGAGAAGGTCACTGGCGTGCAGACCCTTTGGCAGAACATCTACAACCTGCCCAAAGATTTCCCAACCGATGGCAGCCAGTGGGACCGCTTGTTTGCCGAAGGCGACAGCTTCATGCTTGGCAACGTCTCTGTAGGTGTGATGTTTTCACCAGGACATACACTTGCCTCTATTACCTATGTCGCGGGCGATGCTGCGTTTGTGCATGACACGCTGATGATGCCCGACAGCGGCACCTCCCGCGCTGATTTTCCAGGCGGTAGCTCTGCAGCGCTATACGATAGTATTTCAGCAATTCTGGCGTTGCCCGAGAAAACGCGTGTGTTTGTCGGGCACGATTACGCGCCCGAGCGCGATGCCGCATGCGAGGCAACAGTAGCGGAGCAACGCAATTCCAACATTCACTGGAAAAATTCTCCGACGAAAGCCGACTACTGCGCTCTGCGCGATGCGCGCGACGCGACATTGCCGCTGCCCAAGTTGATGCTCGCAGCGCTGCAAGTCAACATTCGCGGAGGAGAGATCCCCGAAGATGAAAGCAACGGCCGATCCTATCTGAAATTGCCCCTCAATTATTTTGAAAGCCGC